The nucleotide sequence GGCGAGCGAAGAGGCATAGGCCGATGGTGACGGCGATGGTATGGGGGTCGAGTGCGGCATCGTCGGCGCGCCCGACAATGGAGGCGGAGTCTGCGCGGCAGCGCCCACTTGATTTCGAGGCAGACTGGTACCAGGCATGGTCGGGCTATCGGAATCGGATGCCCAATTGTCGCGCTGGTCGTTGTCTCGCTGATCCATGGGGACGGCCTGATACGGAGAGCAAATCCGGTGTGCTAGTCGTGCGACGAAAAGCGATCGTTCAAGGTCGTCGAGGGGAGTCGAGGACCAAGCACCCCGAGGAAGCAGTATACCCCGGGATTCCTGCGGAAGAAAGCATTCAACAGGGCACGAAATAAAGACTTGCGCGGGCTTGTTTCCGTGTGGCCCGGGGATATAATTTTGGCGGTCTGGTGGCTCCAGGTGACTGACATATGGGACTTTACTCGCACTACGACGGTGCTCATAACCACCCCGTCAACCGCGCCCTGCACATGATCTCGATCCCGGTGGGCTTCTCCTCCCTGATAGTGATCTGGTGGCACTGGATCGTTGCACTTTTATTAATTCCCACTGCATTTGCTTTGGCCTGGCTCGGCCATCTGATTGAAGGCAATAAGCCGGCGTTCCTCACCAATCCTGCGCATGTGTTCGTGGC is from Acidobacteriota bacterium and encodes:
- a CDS encoding DUF962 domain-containing protein; its protein translation is MGLYSHYDGAHNHPVNRALHMISIPVGFSSLIVIWWHWIVALLLIPTAFALAWLGHLIEGNKPAFLTNPAHVFVAPVWLARKVLGLGPKKAE